A genomic segment from Cervus elaphus chromosome 14, mCerEla1.1, whole genome shotgun sequence encodes:
- the RC3H1 gene encoding roquin-1 isoform X1 gives MPVQAPQWTDFLSCPICTQTFDETIRKPISLGCGHTVCKMCLNKLHRKACPFDQTTINTDIELLPVNSALLQLVGAQVPEQQPITLCSGVEDTKHYEEAKKCVEELALYLKPLSSARGVGLNSTTQSVLSRPMQRKLVTLVHCQLVEEEGRIRAMRAARSLGERTVTELILQHQNPQQLSSNLWAAVRARGCQFLGPAMQEEALKLVLLALEDGSALSRKVLVLFVVQRLEPRFPQASKTSIGHVVQLLYRASCFKVTKRDEDSSLMQLKEEFRTYEALRREHDSQIVQIAMEAGLRIAPDQWSSLLYGDQSHKSHMQSIIDKLQTPASFAQSVQELTIALQRTGDPANLNRLRPHLELLANIDPSPDAPPPTWEQLENGLVAVRTVVHGLVDYIQNHSKKGADQQQPPQHSKYKTYMCRDMKQRGGCPRGASCTFAHSQEELEKFRKMNKRLVPRRPLSASLGQLNEVGLPSTAILPEEGAVDLPSRKTPALPNGIVSAGNTVTQLIPRGTDPSYDSSLKPGKIDHLSSSAPGSPPDLLESVPKSISALPVNPHPVPPRGPTELPPMPVTKPLQMVPRGSQLYPAQQADVYYQDPRGAAPPFEPAPYQQGVYYPPPPQCVSRFVRPPPSAPEPGAPYLDHYPPYLQDRVVNSQYGTQPQQYPPMYPPHYDGRRVYPAQSYAREEMFRESPIPIEIPPAAVPPYVPEPRERYQQMEGYYPVAPHPTQIRPSYNREPPYSRLPPPPQPHPSLDELHRRRKEIMAQLEERKVISPPPFAPSPTLPPAFHQEEFLDEDLKVAGKYKGNDYSQYSPWSCDTIGSYIGTKDAKPKDVVAAGSVEMMNVESKGIRDQRLDLQRRAAETSDDDLIPFGDRPTVSRFGAISRTSKTIYQGAGPMQAMAPQGAPTKSINISDYGPYGTHGGWGGSAYSPHQNIPSQGHFSERERISMSEVASHGKPLPSAEREQLRLELQQLNHQISQQTQLRGLEREASTLAGQSQPPPPPPPKWPGMVSSEQLSLELHQVEREIGKRTRELSMENQCSLDMKSKLNTSKQAENGQPEPQNKVPAEDLTLTFSDVPNGSALTQENISLLSNKTSSLNLSEDPEGGGDNNDSQRSGVTSSSTP, from the exons ATGCCTGTACAAGCTCCACAGTGGACAGATTTCCTCTCCTGCCCAATTTGCACTCAGACTTTTGACGAAACAATTCGAAAGCCCATCAGTTTGGGTTGTGGCCATACTGTCTGCAAGATGTGCCTGAACAAGCTCCACCGCAAGGCTTGCCCATTTGACCAGACCACTATCAATACAGACATTGAACTCCTCCCAGTGAACTCAGCCTTGCTGCAGCTAGTGGGTGCTCAG GTTCCTGAGCAGCAGCCCATTACTTTGTGTAGTGGGGTTGAAGATACAAAGCATTATGAGGAAGCCAAGAAATGTGTAGAAGAATTAGCACTGTACCTGAAACCACTCAGCAGTGCTAGAG GAGTGGGTCTGAATAGTACTACTCAGAGTGTTCTGAGTCGCCCAATGCAGAGGAAGCTAGTGACGCTGGTCCACTGCCAACTAGTGGAAGAAGAAGGCAGGATTCGTGCCATGAGGGCAGCTCGATCTTTAGGTGAACGAACAGTTACAGAGCTCATTCTCCAACACCAGAATCCTCAGCAACTCTCTTCCAATCTTTGGGCAGCAGTCAGAGCTAGAGGCTGCCAGTTCCTTGGACCag CAATGCAGGAGGAAGCCCTAAAGCTGGTTCTCCTGGCCTTAGAAGATGGTTCTGCTTTGTCTAGAAAAGTATTGGTTCTCTTTGTGGTGCAAAGATTGGAGCCACGGTTTCCTCAAGCCTCTAAAACTAGCATTGGGCATGTTGTCCAGCTCCTTTATAGAGCCTCCTGCTTCAAG GTCACCAAACGTGATGAAGACTCTTCTTTGATGCAGCTGAAAGAAGAATTTAGAACCTATGAAGCTCTGCGGCGAGAACATGACTCCCAGATAGTGCAGATTGCTATGGAAGCAGGCTTACGAATTGCACCAGACCAGTGGTCCTCTTTGCTGTATGGGGACCAATCTCACAAATCTCATATGCAGTCCATTATTGACAAG ttgcagaCCCCAGCCTCTTTTGCACAAAGCGTTCAGGAACTAACAATTGCTCTCCAGCGGACTGGAGATCCAGCAAACTTGAATCGACTAAGACCCCATTTGGAGCTATTAGCAAACATTGACCCTAGTCCAG ATGCTCCTCCTCCTACTTGGGAACAGCTCGAAAATGGGTTGGTTGCTGTGCGTACAGTGGTACATGGGCTGGTTGATTATATCCAGAACCACAGCAAAAAAGGAGCGGATCAACAGCAG CCTCCGCAGCATAGCAAATATAAAACATACATGTGTCGAGACatgaagcagagaggaggatGCCCTCGGGGGGCCAGCTGTACATTTGCACACTCACAGGAGGAACTGGAAAA aTTTCGTAAAATGAACAAACGCCTGGTTCCCAGGAGACCCCTGAGTGCCTCTTTGGGTCAACTTAATGAGGTGGGCCTGCCTTCAACAGCTATCCTTCCCGAAGAAGGGGCAGTGGATCTGCCTAGCAGAAAAACCCCTGCTCTGCCGAATGGGATTGTATCAGCAGGGAATACAGTAACGCAACTGATTCCACGAGGGACAGACCCCAGCTACGATTCCAGTCTGAAACCAGGAAAGATCGATCACCTGAGCAGTAGTGCCCCTGGGTCCCCTCCTGACCT GCTAGAATCGGTCCCTAAGAGTATTTCTGCCTTGCCTGTTAATCCACATCCTGTACCTCCAAGAGGACCAACAGAGCTGCCCCCTATGCCTGTCACTAAACCTCTTCAGATGGTGCCGCGAGGTTCTCAGCTCTATCCAGCACAGCAGGCTGATGTTTATTACCAGGATCCTCGAGGAGCCGCTCCGCCGTTTGAGCCAGCACCTTATCAGCAGG GTGTGTACTACCCTCCACCACCGCAGTGTGTGTCCCGGTTTGTCCGACCTCCACCatctgcccctgagcctggtgcTCCCTACTTGGATCATTACCCTCCATACCTGCAAGATCGTGTAGTGAACTCACAGTATGGCACACAGCCACAACAGTACCCACCCATGTACCCACCACACTATGATGGCCGTCGAGTATACCCTGCTCAGTCTTACGCAAGAGAGGAGATGTTCCGAGAAAGTCCCATACCCATTGAGATTCCACCTGCAGCAGTGCCGCCCTATGTACCAGAACCCAGAGAGAGATACCAACAAATGGAGGGTTACTATCCAGTGGCTCCACACCCAACTCAGATCAGACCTTCGTACAACAGA gAGCCTCCATACAGTCGGCTTccgcctcctccccagccccatccTAGTCTAGATGAGCTACATCGAAGACGAAAGGAAATAATGGCACAGCTAGAAGAAAGGAAGGTTATCTCTCCACCTCCTTTTGCACCTTCACCAACAttgcctcctgccttccatcaaGAGGAA TTTTTGGATGAAGACTTGAAGGTAGCTGGGAAATACAAAGGAAATGATTATAGCCAGTACTCACCCTGGTCATGTGACACTATTGGCTCCTACATTGGAACCAAAGATGCGAAACCTAAAGATGTTGTGGCAGCAGGGAGTGTGGAAATGATG AATGTGGAGAGTAAAGGAATTAGAGACCAGCGATTGGACCTTCAGAGAAGAGCAGCAGAAACCAGTGATGATGATCTCATCCCATTTGGAGACCGACCAACAGTATCTCGGTTTGGTGCCATTTCTCGAACTTCCAAAACAATATATCAGGGTGCTGGCCCAATGCAGGCTATGGCACCTCAGGGAGCTCCCACAAAATCTATTAACATTTCAG ATTATGGTCCATATGGAACCCATGGTGGCTGGGGAGGTTCTGCATATTCACCTCATCAAAACATACCTTCTCAGGGACACTTCAGTGAGAG GGAGAGAATATCTATGTCAGAAGTGGCTAGTCATGGGAAACCCCTTCCGTCTGCTGAGCGGGAACAGCTACGACTGGAATTACAGCAGCTAAACCATCAAATTAGCCAACAGACCCAGCTACGTGGACTAGAG AGGGAGGCGAGCACCCTGGCAGGCCAGTCGCAGCCCCCGCCACCACCCCCTCCAAAATGGCCTGGAATGGTCTCAAGTGAGCAGCTGAGCTTGGAACTGCACCAGGTGGAAAGGGAAATTGGGAAGAGAACCCGGGAGCTGAGTATG
- the RC3H1 gene encoding roquin-1 isoform X2: protein MPVQAPQWTDFLSCPICTQTFDETIRKPISLGCGHTVCKMCLNKLHRKACPFDQTTINTDIELLPVNSALLQLVGAQVPEQQPITLCSGVEDTKHYEEAKKCVEELALYLKPLSSARGVGLNSTTQSVLSRPMQRKLVTLVHCQLVEEEGRIRAMRAARSLGERTVTELILQHQNPQQLSSNLWAAVRARGCQFLGPAMQEEALKLVLLALEDGSALSRKVLVLFVVQRLEPRFPQASKTSIGHVVQLLYRASCFKVTKRDEDSSLMQLKEEFRTYEALRREHDSQIVQIAMEAGLRIAPDQWSSLLYGDQSHKSHMQSIIDKTPASFAQSVQELTIALQRTGDPANLNRLRPHLELLANIDPSPDAPPPTWEQLENGLVAVRTVVHGLVDYIQNHSKKGADQQQPPQHSKYKTYMCRDMKQRGGCPRGASCTFAHSQEELEKFRKMNKRLVPRRPLSASLGQLNEVGLPSTAILPEEGAVDLPSRKTPALPNGIVSAGNTVTQLIPRGTDPSYDSSLKPGKIDHLSSSAPGSPPDLLESVPKSISALPVNPHPVPPRGPTELPPMPVTKPLQMVPRGSQLYPAQQADVYYQDPRGAAPPFEPAPYQQGVYYPPPPQCVSRFVRPPPSAPEPGAPYLDHYPPYLQDRVVNSQYGTQPQQYPPMYPPHYDGRRVYPAQSYAREEMFRESPIPIEIPPAAVPPYVPEPRERYQQMEGYYPVAPHPTQIRPSYNREPPYSRLPPPPQPHPSLDELHRRRKEIMAQLEERKVISPPPFAPSPTLPPAFHQEEFLDEDLKVAGKYKGNDYSQYSPWSCDTIGSYIGTKDAKPKDVVAAGSVEMMNVESKGIRDQRLDLQRRAAETSDDDLIPFGDRPTVSRFGAISRTSKTIYQGAGPMQAMAPQGAPTKSINISDYGPYGTHGGWGGSAYSPHQNIPSQGHFSERERISMSEVASHGKPLPSAEREQLRLELQQLNHQISQQTQLRGLEREASTLAGQSQPPPPPPPKWPGMVSSEQLSLELHQVEREIGKRTRELSMENQCSLDMKSKLNTSKQAENGQPEPQNKVPAEDLTLTFSDVPNGSALTQENISLLSNKTSSLNLSEDPEGGGDNNDSQRSGVTSSSTP from the exons ATGCCTGTACAAGCTCCACAGTGGACAGATTTCCTCTCCTGCCCAATTTGCACTCAGACTTTTGACGAAACAATTCGAAAGCCCATCAGTTTGGGTTGTGGCCATACTGTCTGCAAGATGTGCCTGAACAAGCTCCACCGCAAGGCTTGCCCATTTGACCAGACCACTATCAATACAGACATTGAACTCCTCCCAGTGAACTCAGCCTTGCTGCAGCTAGTGGGTGCTCAG GTTCCTGAGCAGCAGCCCATTACTTTGTGTAGTGGGGTTGAAGATACAAAGCATTATGAGGAAGCCAAGAAATGTGTAGAAGAATTAGCACTGTACCTGAAACCACTCAGCAGTGCTAGAG GAGTGGGTCTGAATAGTACTACTCAGAGTGTTCTGAGTCGCCCAATGCAGAGGAAGCTAGTGACGCTGGTCCACTGCCAACTAGTGGAAGAAGAAGGCAGGATTCGTGCCATGAGGGCAGCTCGATCTTTAGGTGAACGAACAGTTACAGAGCTCATTCTCCAACACCAGAATCCTCAGCAACTCTCTTCCAATCTTTGGGCAGCAGTCAGAGCTAGAGGCTGCCAGTTCCTTGGACCag CAATGCAGGAGGAAGCCCTAAAGCTGGTTCTCCTGGCCTTAGAAGATGGTTCTGCTTTGTCTAGAAAAGTATTGGTTCTCTTTGTGGTGCAAAGATTGGAGCCACGGTTTCCTCAAGCCTCTAAAACTAGCATTGGGCATGTTGTCCAGCTCCTTTATAGAGCCTCCTGCTTCAAG GTCACCAAACGTGATGAAGACTCTTCTTTGATGCAGCTGAAAGAAGAATTTAGAACCTATGAAGCTCTGCGGCGAGAACATGACTCCCAGATAGTGCAGATTGCTATGGAAGCAGGCTTACGAATTGCACCAGACCAGTGGTCCTCTTTGCTGTATGGGGACCAATCTCACAAATCTCATATGCAGTCCATTATTGACAAG aCCCCAGCCTCTTTTGCACAAAGCGTTCAGGAACTAACAATTGCTCTCCAGCGGACTGGAGATCCAGCAAACTTGAATCGACTAAGACCCCATTTGGAGCTATTAGCAAACATTGACCCTAGTCCAG ATGCTCCTCCTCCTACTTGGGAACAGCTCGAAAATGGGTTGGTTGCTGTGCGTACAGTGGTACATGGGCTGGTTGATTATATCCAGAACCACAGCAAAAAAGGAGCGGATCAACAGCAG CCTCCGCAGCATAGCAAATATAAAACATACATGTGTCGAGACatgaagcagagaggaggatGCCCTCGGGGGGCCAGCTGTACATTTGCACACTCACAGGAGGAACTGGAAAA aTTTCGTAAAATGAACAAACGCCTGGTTCCCAGGAGACCCCTGAGTGCCTCTTTGGGTCAACTTAATGAGGTGGGCCTGCCTTCAACAGCTATCCTTCCCGAAGAAGGGGCAGTGGATCTGCCTAGCAGAAAAACCCCTGCTCTGCCGAATGGGATTGTATCAGCAGGGAATACAGTAACGCAACTGATTCCACGAGGGACAGACCCCAGCTACGATTCCAGTCTGAAACCAGGAAAGATCGATCACCTGAGCAGTAGTGCCCCTGGGTCCCCTCCTGACCT GCTAGAATCGGTCCCTAAGAGTATTTCTGCCTTGCCTGTTAATCCACATCCTGTACCTCCAAGAGGACCAACAGAGCTGCCCCCTATGCCTGTCACTAAACCTCTTCAGATGGTGCCGCGAGGTTCTCAGCTCTATCCAGCACAGCAGGCTGATGTTTATTACCAGGATCCTCGAGGAGCCGCTCCGCCGTTTGAGCCAGCACCTTATCAGCAGG GTGTGTACTACCCTCCACCACCGCAGTGTGTGTCCCGGTTTGTCCGACCTCCACCatctgcccctgagcctggtgcTCCCTACTTGGATCATTACCCTCCATACCTGCAAGATCGTGTAGTGAACTCACAGTATGGCACACAGCCACAACAGTACCCACCCATGTACCCACCACACTATGATGGCCGTCGAGTATACCCTGCTCAGTCTTACGCAAGAGAGGAGATGTTCCGAGAAAGTCCCATACCCATTGAGATTCCACCTGCAGCAGTGCCGCCCTATGTACCAGAACCCAGAGAGAGATACCAACAAATGGAGGGTTACTATCCAGTGGCTCCACACCCAACTCAGATCAGACCTTCGTACAACAGA gAGCCTCCATACAGTCGGCTTccgcctcctccccagccccatccTAGTCTAGATGAGCTACATCGAAGACGAAAGGAAATAATGGCACAGCTAGAAGAAAGGAAGGTTATCTCTCCACCTCCTTTTGCACCTTCACCAACAttgcctcctgccttccatcaaGAGGAA TTTTTGGATGAAGACTTGAAGGTAGCTGGGAAATACAAAGGAAATGATTATAGCCAGTACTCACCCTGGTCATGTGACACTATTGGCTCCTACATTGGAACCAAAGATGCGAAACCTAAAGATGTTGTGGCAGCAGGGAGTGTGGAAATGATG AATGTGGAGAGTAAAGGAATTAGAGACCAGCGATTGGACCTTCAGAGAAGAGCAGCAGAAACCAGTGATGATGATCTCATCCCATTTGGAGACCGACCAACAGTATCTCGGTTTGGTGCCATTTCTCGAACTTCCAAAACAATATATCAGGGTGCTGGCCCAATGCAGGCTATGGCACCTCAGGGAGCTCCCACAAAATCTATTAACATTTCAG ATTATGGTCCATATGGAACCCATGGTGGCTGGGGAGGTTCTGCATATTCACCTCATCAAAACATACCTTCTCAGGGACACTTCAGTGAGAG GGAGAGAATATCTATGTCAGAAGTGGCTAGTCATGGGAAACCCCTTCCGTCTGCTGAGCGGGAACAGCTACGACTGGAATTACAGCAGCTAAACCATCAAATTAGCCAACAGACCCAGCTACGTGGACTAGAG AGGGAGGCGAGCACCCTGGCAGGCCAGTCGCAGCCCCCGCCACCACCCCCTCCAAAATGGCCTGGAATGGTCTCAAGTGAGCAGCTGAGCTTGGAACTGCACCAGGTGGAAAGGGAAATTGGGAAGAGAACCCGGGAGCTGAGTATG